The proteins below come from a single Thermotoga sp. KOL6 genomic window:
- the ribD gene encoding bifunctional diaminohydroxyphosphoribosylaminopyrimidine deaminase/5-amino-6-(5-phosphoribosylamino)uracil reductase RibD — protein MYESFMKRAIELAKKGLGRVNPNPPVGAVLVKDDKIVSEGYHPYFGGPHAERVAIEEAKRKGIDLSDVTLIVTLEPCDHYGKTPPCTDLIIESGIKKVVIGMRDPNPISGKGVEKLKRNGIEVIEGVLKSEVEKVCEFFLTYVSKKRPFVALKYASTLDGKIADVNSHSKWITQKLRHKVQEMRNIYSAVLVGAGTVLKDNPLLTCRLKDGRNPTRVILDRKGFLSEKNFRVFERNAKIIVFTENERAKYPEHVKKVLMDCSTENILRTLHDEGIDSLLVEGGAKMFSEFVKHCDVIYAFYSTKVFGKGIDIFQNVLATVEDPPRFKISHIEHLDTELFMELRPCSQG, from the coding sequence GTGTACGAATCTTTCATGAAAAGAGCAATAGAACTTGCCAAGAAAGGTCTCGGGAGAGTAAATCCCAATCCACCTGTGGGAGCCGTTTTGGTGAAAGATGACAAGATCGTATCAGAAGGCTATCACCCCTATTTTGGAGGCCCGCACGCCGAAAGAGTAGCGATAGAAGAAGCTAAAAGAAAGGGAATAGATCTTTCAGATGTTACTCTTATAGTCACTCTTGAACCATGTGATCATTATGGGAAAACCCCTCCGTGTACCGATTTGATAATCGAAAGCGGAATAAAAAAAGTCGTTATAGGTATGAGGGATCCCAATCCTATTTCAGGGAAAGGAGTAGAAAAGCTCAAAAGAAATGGCATAGAGGTAATAGAAGGGGTCCTGAAATCCGAAGTTGAAAAAGTATGTGAGTTCTTTCTCACTTATGTATCCAAAAAAAGGCCATTTGTTGCTCTAAAATATGCTTCAACTCTGGATGGAAAGATCGCAGATGTGAATTCTCACTCCAAATGGATTACTCAGAAACTAAGACATAAAGTTCAAGAGATGAGAAACATCTATTCGGCGGTGCTCGTTGGCGCCGGAACTGTTTTAAAAGACAATCCGCTCCTAACATGCAGACTCAAAGATGGAAGAAATCCAACACGTGTGATTCTCGACAGAAAAGGATTCCTGAGTGAGAAAAATTTCAGAGTGTTTGAAAGAAACGCAAAGATCATAGTGTTCACTGAGAACGAAAGAGCAAAATACCCAGAACATGTGAAGAAAGTTCTCATGGATTGTTCCACTGAAAACATTTTGAGAACACTTCACGATGAAGGTATAGATTCCCTTCTCGTTGAAGGTGGTGCAAAAATGTTCAGTGAATTTGTGAAACATTGTGATGTGATTTACGCTTTCTACTCGACCAAAGTATTTGGAAAAGGAATCGATATCTTTCAGAATGTTCTCGCTACCGTGGAAGATCCTCCTAGGTTCAAGATTTCCCATATTGAACACCTGGATACAGAACTCTTCATGGAGTTGAGACCATGTTCACAGGGATAG
- a CDS encoding riboflavin synthase, producing the protein MFTGIVQKVERGLLRDKRLFFKKTWEIEIGESIAVNGVCLTVTGVSEDEYWFELGEETKKRTNLAVSEYYNLEKSLRVDGKIDGHLVTGHVDGTVRFLRSERHGNSYFMFFSLPKERWAIVPKGSIALNGISLTIVDVSFDTFYVQVIPHTLQNTNFKFLKTGDPVNYEIDIIARYLKGVIENGKIEGSF; encoded by the coding sequence ATGTTCACAGGGATAGTACAAAAAGTGGAAAGAGGACTACTGAGAGACAAAAGACTCTTTTTCAAAAAGACATGGGAAATTGAGATAGGAGAGAGTATCGCCGTGAATGGAGTTTGCTTAACGGTGACTGGCGTCTCAGAAGATGAGTACTGGTTTGAGTTGGGAGAAGAAACGAAAAAACGAACCAACCTCGCGGTGAGTGAATACTACAATCTCGAAAAGTCTTTGAGAGTAGACGGGAAAATTGATGGTCATCTCGTGACTGGCCATGTAGATGGAACGGTTAGATTCTTGCGGAGCGAAAGACACGGAAACAGCTATTTTATGTTCTTTTCCTTGCCAAAAGAAAGGTGGGCAATAGTTCCGAAGGGATCAATTGCTTTAAATGGAATAAGTCTAACGATCGTCGATGTTTCATTCGATACGTTCTATGTTCAGGTGATACCTCATACGTTACAAAATACGAATTTTAAATTCCTGAAAACCGGTGACCCAGTCAATTACGAAATCGATATCATCGCTCGCTATTTGAAGGGAGTGATAGAAAATGGAAAAATTGAAGGAAGCTTTTGA